The Candidatus Berkiella aquae DNA window TGAAAACGTACTGCCATTGTTAAGAAGAACTTGCGGCATTTTTTAACCTCATCATTAACCTATCTGGTTTCATACTCGAAAGTATAATGATGATTTTAATAATATCAATATTAATTTTAATTTTATTAAAGATATATTTAATTATATTATTTGTTATCCAAATTACTTCTTTCGCGCAATCGCTTCTACGAAAGCGCTTTCCTCGCCATGGTAGTGGTGACTGGTTTCTCGAATCGAAATTATCCTAAAACATTTTCAATTCTGCATCATGTAGCCTACCGTGAAAAAATTTCGAGTATGCCCATGGTGATAACGGTTGCCTCCGAGGTGATTACCCATCCCAAAAAGCGGATCTTTTGTCGATTTACATTTTACAAATAACAATCCATCTTCATTTAAAATCTCAGCAATATTGCGAAATATTTTAGCTGTTACGTCATCTTCAAAATAATGCAAGCTAAGATGGGCATAGACTACATCTTGTTTAGAAATATGATGAATGGGATCTTTAATATCTTGGCAATACCAAGCAATTTCTGGATGCTCGTTTTTTAGAGAATCAATGGTCTTTTGCGCCAAATCAATTGCGGTAGCAGATAACCCCATATGATGAAAAAAAAGTGAATCGATCCCGTTCCCACATCCTAAATCAAGAAGTGTATTTTTGTTTTCACTTTTTACAATTTTGAGCGCTGCTTCTGCAAAGGTATTAACTTCTATCGAATCATTTGAATTCCATGCATTATCCCAATATGAAACTAATTCTTTTGATTCAATCATGCCTTTAAATCATCCTCTCTAAGCTTTCCATGAGATCTTTGAGGTATATAAACAAATAGGTAAGTTAATTGACATTTTCTCTGGACTAACGTATATAAGCCTTGATCTTCACGTAACGTTATACCTTAGCCTAGTACTAAGGAGGAAAACAATGGCCAAATGGCACCCAAAAGCGTTTAGTCGCTTAACAGGCGTATCGGTGAGAACCCTTCATCACTATGATGAAATTGGTCTACTCATACCCACTGTTCGCCAGCCTAATGGCTATCGTTTGTACTCTGAAGGCGATCTGTTGAAATTACAACAAATTATTGCCCTAAAGTTCTTTGGCTTTGAGCTTGCTCAAATCAAAAATATCTTAGCAAAAGAAATGGATGATTTGACGCATTTTCAAGCTCAAATGAAAGTGTTAGAGCAACAAATTACGCAAATGCAAAAAGCCAAGCGATCTTTACATAGGCTTATTGCTAAATTGGAAAGTAAACAGAGGATCCCTTGGAATAATATCATTCAACTCATAGAGGGTTATCGTATGACTGAA harbors:
- a CDS encoding methyltransferase domain-containing protein, producing the protein MIESKELVSYWDNAWNSNDSIEVNTFAEAALKIVKSENKNTLLDLGCGNGIDSLFFHHMGLSATAIDLAQKTIDSLKNEHPEIAWYCQDIKDPIHHISKQDVVYAHLSLHYFEDDVTAKIFRNIAEILNEDGLLFVKCKSTKDPLFGMGNHLGGNRYHHGHTRNFFTVGYMMQN